One part of the Drosophila teissieri strain GT53w chromosome 3R, Prin_Dtei_1.1, whole genome shotgun sequence genome encodes these proteins:
- the LOC122619946 gene encoding alpha-1,6-mannosyl-glycoprotein 2-beta-N-acetylglucosaminyltransferase isoform X1: MSKMRGRILIPLPNTGAMGRKRNNFYMRSLFLLALGIFGLLQYNNFNYLDSRDNVLGDAVTNDSDDAILAMVPATLHKYLTPHSRNHTASGAGALTGAALLLNASSPGAATASTISFDVYHPPNITEIKRQIVRYNDMQMVLNEDVFGPLQNDSVIIVVQVHTRITYLRHLIVSLAQARDISKVLLVFSHDYYDDDINDLVQQIDFCKVMQIFYPYSIQTHPNEYPGVDPNDCPRNIKKEQALITNCNNAMYPDLYGHYREAKFTQTKHHWIWKANRVFNELEVTRYHTGLVLFLEEDHYVAEDFLYLLAMMQQRTKDLCPQCNVLSLGTYLKTFNYYTYHSKVEVMPWVSSKHNMGFAFNRTTWSNIRKCARHFCTYDDYNWDWSLQHVSQQCLRRKLHAMIVKGPRVFHIGECGVHHKNKNCESNQVISKVQHVLRIARNSHQLFPRSLTLTVPSLMKKSKLRKGNGGWGDLRDHELCLNMTLATR, from the exons ATGTCGAAAATGAGGG GTCGCATCCTGATCCCACTGCCCAATACCGGAGCAATGGGTCGCAAGCGCAACAACTTCTACATGCGGAGTCTGTTCCTGCTGGCCCTGGGCATCTTTGGCCTGCTCCAGTACAACAACTTCAACTATC TGGACTCGCGGGACAATGTGCTGGGCGACGCGGTGACCAACGACTCGGACGACGCCATCCTGGCCATGGTGCCCGCCACCCTGCACAAGTATCTGACGCCCCACTCCCGCAATCACACCGCCTCGGGAGCAGGAGCCCTCACAGGCGCGG CCCTGCTCCTGAACGCCAGTAGTCCGGGAGCTGCCACTGCCAGCACCATCAGCTTCGACGTGTACCATCCTCCGAATATCACGGAGATCAAGCGGCAGATCGTGAGGTACAACGACATGCAGATGGTGCTCAACGAGGACGTCTTTGGACCGCTGCAGAACGACTCTGTGATAATCGTGGTCCAGGTGCACACGAGGATCACCTACCTGCGCCACCTGATCGTTAGTCTGGCGCAGGCCCGGGACATCTCCAAGGTGCTGCTGGTGTTCTCGCACGACTACTACGACGACGACATCAACGACCTGGTGCAGCAGATCGACTTCTGCAAGGTGATGCAGATCTTCTACCCGTACTCCATTCAGACGCATCCTAACGAGTATCCCGGCGTGGATCCCAACGACTGTCCGCGGAACATCAAAAAGGAGCA AGCTCTGATCACCAACTGCAACAATGCGATGTACCCCGATCTCTATGGCCACTATCGGGAGGCGAAGTTCACGCAGACGAAGCACCACTGGATCTGGAAGGCCAACCGGGTGTTCAACGAGCTGGAGGTGACCCGCTACCATACAG GACTGGTACTGTTCCTCGAGGAGGATCACTACGTGGCCGAGGACTTCCTATACCTGCTGGCCATGATGCAGCAGCGCACCAAAGACTTGTGCCCCCAGTGCAACGTGCTGTCCCTGGGCACCTATCTGAAGACCTTCAACTACTACACGTACCACAGCAAG GTGGAGGTCATGCCCTGGGTCAGCAGCAAGCACAACATGGGCTTCGCCTTCAATCGCACCACCTGGTCGAACATCCGGAAGTGCGCCCGCCACTTCTGCACCTACGATGACTACAACTGGGACTGGTCCTTGCAGCACGTTTCGCAGCAGTGTCTGCGGCGCAAGCTGCACGCCATGATTGTCAAGGGTCCGCGGGTCTTCCACATCGGAGAATG TGGCGTTCATCACAAGAACAAGAACTGCGAGTCCAACCAGGTGATCTCGAAGGTGCAGCACGTGCTGCGGATAGCCCGCAACTCGCACCAGCTCTTCCCGCGCTCCCTCACCCTCACGGTGCCCAGTCTGATGAAGAAGTCCAAGCTGCGCAAGGGCAACGGCGGCTGGGGCGATCTGCGGGATCACGAGCTGTGCCTGAACATGACGCTGGCCACGAGGTAA
- the LOC122619946 gene encoding alpha-1,6-mannosyl-glycoprotein 2-beta-N-acetylglucosaminyltransferase isoform X2, which produces MSKMRGRILIPLPNTGAMGRKRNNFYMRSLFLLALGIFGLLQYNNFNYLDSRDNVLGDAVTNDSDDAILAMVPATLHKYLTPHSRNHTASGAGALTGAALLLNASSPGAATASTISFDVYHPPNITEIKRQIVRYNDMQMVLNEDVFGPLQNDSVIIVVQVHTRITYLRHLIVSLAQARDISKVLLVFSHDYYDDDINDLVQQIDFCKVMQIFYPYSIQTHPNEYPGVDPNDCPRNIKKEQALITNCNNAMYPDLYGHYREAKFTQTKHHWIWKANRVFNELEVTRYHTGLVLFLEEDHYVAEDFLYLLAMMQQRTKDLCPQCNVLSLGTYLKTFNYYTYHSKTNKKSYASSLISTNSLLGYNRNNNRNSVQLAVSSSYSSSSSAQSPPPSKVYVGDTSDHQRASDSSSRRGNLINTVTATATATAATSDTTNNEQSSHSSSKNGAQTWNYHVLPSLYSVYQKVEVMPWVSSKHNMGFAFNRTTWSNIRKCARHFCTYDDYNWDWSLQHVSQQCLRRKLHAMIVKGPRVFHIGECGVHHKNKNCESNQVISKVQHVLRIARNSHQLFPRSLTLTVPSLMKKSKLRKGNGGWGDLRDHELCLNMTLATR; this is translated from the exons ATGTCGAAAATGAGGG GTCGCATCCTGATCCCACTGCCCAATACCGGAGCAATGGGTCGCAAGCGCAACAACTTCTACATGCGGAGTCTGTTCCTGCTGGCCCTGGGCATCTTTGGCCTGCTCCAGTACAACAACTTCAACTATC TGGACTCGCGGGACAATGTGCTGGGCGACGCGGTGACCAACGACTCGGACGACGCCATCCTGGCCATGGTGCCCGCCACCCTGCACAAGTATCTGACGCCCCACTCCCGCAATCACACCGCCTCGGGAGCAGGAGCCCTCACAGGCGCGG CCCTGCTCCTGAACGCCAGTAGTCCGGGAGCTGCCACTGCCAGCACCATCAGCTTCGACGTGTACCATCCTCCGAATATCACGGAGATCAAGCGGCAGATCGTGAGGTACAACGACATGCAGATGGTGCTCAACGAGGACGTCTTTGGACCGCTGCAGAACGACTCTGTGATAATCGTGGTCCAGGTGCACACGAGGATCACCTACCTGCGCCACCTGATCGTTAGTCTGGCGCAGGCCCGGGACATCTCCAAGGTGCTGCTGGTGTTCTCGCACGACTACTACGACGACGACATCAACGACCTGGTGCAGCAGATCGACTTCTGCAAGGTGATGCAGATCTTCTACCCGTACTCCATTCAGACGCATCCTAACGAGTATCCCGGCGTGGATCCCAACGACTGTCCGCGGAACATCAAAAAGGAGCA AGCTCTGATCACCAACTGCAACAATGCGATGTACCCCGATCTCTATGGCCACTATCGGGAGGCGAAGTTCACGCAGACGAAGCACCACTGGATCTGGAAGGCCAACCGGGTGTTCAACGAGCTGGAGGTGACCCGCTACCATACAG GACTGGTACTGTTCCTCGAGGAGGATCACTACGTGGCCGAGGACTTCCTATACCTGCTGGCCATGATGCAGCAGCGCACCAAAGACTTGTGCCCCCAGTGCAACGTGCTGTCCCTGGGCACCTATCTGAAGACCTTCAACTACTACACGTACCACAGCAAG ACTAACAAGAAATCCTATGCTTCCTCGCTGATCTCGACAAACAGTCTATTAGGATACAATAGGAATAACAATAGAAACTCTGTGCAATTAGCTGTGTCGTCCTCTTACTCCTCCTCATCATCTGCGCAATCACCACCGCCATCCAAAGTCTATGTGGGCGACACATCTGACCACCAGAGAGCCAGTGACTCCAGTAGCAGGCGGGGCAACCTCATCAACACTGTCAccgccacagccacagccaccgccgccacatCCGACACCACCAATAACGAGCAAAGTAGCCatagcagcagcaaaaatgGTGCACAAACATGGAACTATCATGTCCTGCCGTCATTGTATTCCGTCTATCAGAAG GTGGAGGTCATGCCCTGGGTCAGCAGCAAGCACAACATGGGCTTCGCCTTCAATCGCACCACCTGGTCGAACATCCGGAAGTGCGCCCGCCACTTCTGCACCTACGATGACTACAACTGGGACTGGTCCTTGCAGCACGTTTCGCAGCAGTGTCTGCGGCGCAAGCTGCACGCCATGATTGTCAAGGGTCCGCGGGTCTTCCACATCGGAGAATG TGGCGTTCATCACAAGAACAAGAACTGCGAGTCCAACCAGGTGATCTCGAAGGTGCAGCACGTGCTGCGGATAGCCCGCAACTCGCACCAGCTCTTCCCGCGCTCCCTCACCCTCACGGTGCCCAGTCTGATGAAGAAGTCCAAGCTGCGCAAGGGCAACGGCGGCTGGGGCGATCTGCGGGATCACGAGCTGTGCCTGAACATGACGCTGGCCACGAGGTAA